The DNA sequence GAAACGCCACGTTCGCTCGAGGCAGAGACGGAGATTCTGGAGACGAGAACTAAAGCGGCGGAGACAGGCAGGTGAGCAGGTATAAATAGGAGTTCGCGATGGAGCTTCGTCCCGAGGTGAAGACCAAAGGGTAAGCAAGGCAAATTGAAGCCGGGCGAGCGGGTCGGCTTTCTTGGTCTATGTgggtcgattcaatccgtttaaaCCGGGTTCAAATTCCTGGTCGATCGAGTCAAGCTGGATCAGATTCCTTTGGATAAACCAATCTTCCTGATCACTTAAACCGGGTTTTGAGATCTTCTACTCTCATTTCCATTCTCTTCCGGTATTCTATATCCCTTCCACTCAAAACCCTTTCCATGCTAAATAGTTTGTTGAAGTAGAAATCTAATTTCTCAAATAGAACATTCCAATCGAAGATCCGATGACTAGTCTCTTCAAAATGAGGTAAATCCGAACCCATATTTCATAGTTTATCGATTTAATTTAGGGGCTTAATCAATTTTTCTAATTTGATTTATACCTAATTTTGAAGGCTTGATGATCATGCTCAGAATCTAACTAATAACATGTAAATCTATAAAGTCATATTATATGTTGTATGTGAATTAGTTTTCTGCTACAGCAATTTATGATTTGGATGCAGCTGATGAGTGTGAGTATCCAGCACTTATTTCATCTGAACATATGCTTCAGATATGAACAAGAGATCATTATAAACTGGAAAACGAGACTGCATTGTCCAAATACAAAAGAACAAGATATGATTATTTACTGTCAATGGGTTCATGTGGATGGAACCACAAAGCAAATAAACGAAACCAAAGTTCATTTTTTTGATATTGTGATGCATTACAGACACATTCAGTGAGGAGTCTGAGATCCAGTCTACAAGGAAGAAAGAATCATCGTCAGATCATATAAGAGAAACCCAAAAGCTATCACAAAAACAAGACAAATTGGAAGAGGACTTGAAAGAAAGAGGAGAATACCTTATAATTTGCTCTATCATTCAAGATCATATGACATGCGTACTAGATGCTTCCAGCAAAACTCATACCTCAGACCTCAGTACACACCTTTACCACCAGAATGCGACTTCCTCATATCTATCCTCGGAGGAAAAAAGATCCAGCATCCACACCTTGGTCATCTATGATAAAAGAAGGTTAGAAAATGAAGACCATAAATCTGATcttgcaaaaaagaaaataagCAGCCATTTGGATTTTTGCAACTAATAGTGCTTGAAAATAATAGTTGTAAATAAGCAAATGCTACAATTAGCAGGTGTAATTATTTAAATATCTGCCCATGCAAATGCAACATATGAGAGAAGGGGAAAGAGCAATATTCACCTTTTGCTAGCAATTACATATGCAACtatgatatataattttcatatccTAAATAAGACTATGAGTTGATTTTTCTTCATCCATCATATCAGGCACAATTTAAGACTATGTATGACCATAAAGAAAAGCTGATAAACCAAGAGATAAGATATCATTCACATGCTCATCTGGCTAGAGAACCATTATGTGATACTCGACTGAATAAAAAGTATAAGTACTTCAAGGATTTCTGATTCCCACGTTAACCAAAACCAAGAAGGCAAAATTATGTCACATGTATAAAAAAGCAACAGCCTCCCCAGGGTATCTCGATGCTACTGTAGATGAACCCAATGGCTTTAATTCTTGGCTTTCAATATTAACAATCTATACCAGTGAACAAGACTCTGATTTATGCTAGCGAGTTGGTTGAGGATATCCGCTCTGTTACTGAGGCTGCCACCAAGCAAGAAAAATGGTGGCTGTGAGAATTGAACCAAGTGGTGCTCACAAAGTTTATATGTTGGTCGGTACAACCAACCAAACTAAAAATCACAGCTTACAAAGGCAAAATCCGGTCATATTTGTACACCACATCTTACCAGTTTTGGAAGCCAACTTAAGCTCTGATGAAAATGCTCTGAACTGGATCATCATAACTTGTTGCTATTGCCTTCTTTCACAAGGCTATCTTCATTAGACTAGTGCTTCATGATTATATAATTGTCAGATAAACCAGGAGATAAGGAGAATAATTGGTTTCAGGAAACTCAGCCTAAATATCTCCCCAAAGCCCCACCAAATGGAGACTAGAATCAGGATGATACGGCTAATCCAAGGCCCATTAAAGTAGCTCAGCTGTGGATAATGTCTTCTCCTGATACAGAACCAAAGTATAATAAATAAGAAATGCACAGGAGACCGAGAATAGCAATAAGACAAGGAAAATGGTCGATACACCGAATGCATCTGTGGCAAGACTCAGTCGGGGGCATCACCTGAAAGAAAGATTCCAAACATGCTATCTGCTATAATTGGATCTAAGATGGCCCTCAGAGTTTGTGTACATAAATTTTCTCTGCAGCAAAGATATCTTACTCATAGCAACCCTAAAACATTTTATGATGATCTAATCAAATTAGGTCTATCCAGCCATGATAACCGTCAAAAAATGCAAAGAAAATGTGATGTCCTGCAGCTTGATACAGAGACCAAAGGGAAAACTGCTTAGATTACATATTTCCATTGACAAAAATCATAAAGCAACAATTTCCAACAACTAATAGCTTTAGCATCCTCTGAGTGAAAGGGAACTTAAGAATTTCATAAACAGCATGAAAGGCAATTGAGTTATGATAAAGGGAACAGCTTCTGCATATCAACAAGGAAGACACATGGTAGCAGTACATGTGGAATACCTGCATGCAGTAAAAGGTACATAATCAAAATTCCTTATCTTTTGAAAAAAACAATGCCAAGGATTAACAGTAGCCCATATCAAATTCCCAAGAATTTAAATGCCAGTATTGCCTTGTTCTAGAATAGCTAATTGAAGGTACAATTAATCTAGAATCTATCCCTAAGATTAAGCAATTAGACAGTATTTTCACAAAACTGAATTTACCACAATATTAACCTATTTTTCAGTAACTAACAACATACAGTTCCAGATCTACAAAGGAGAAAGTAAAATCAGGATAACAGTGGAAGATATTTAAATTCAACACCTCAACCCACATTCAGAATTCAAATGCAGCAGCAATAAAATGTTTAAAGACAATAAATTTAGTTGCTTCAAAGTAATAGCATATGAACTCAATCTGAGAGGTAGAATATCATAGCCACACCAGAAGATTACTGGTCAAACTAAACTGCTGCTACAACTCATGAACAAGAATAAGTTGATAAAAGCATGACATTAAGGTTAATTTTTTTGCAACAATATGAACACCATATCATCTTTAACTAAGGAGATTACTATTTGCAAtcccctttttgttatttacaatcgtttttataaatagatatatataaccttaatttataacttaattttaataaaatattttcactcCTTATCTACAACcttgtttcttctcctttttttcccATTCTCCTCCTCTTAATCGCCCAATGTGAACTAAAATGACGGgaaaaaaatagatgatgaaATGGGACAAACTAAAGATCGAAGAGGAGGAGATTAGAAATAGCTTTTGAAGTTTGTTACAATGATTTAACGCTACAGTGAGAAATAAGATTATGTGCATTCTGTAataatccaaaagacatcatcatcgatTGCATTAACGATATTATATTTCAGACCTTTGCACTATGAGGTGTACGGACGGTGGAGGAGAGCCGGAGGCAATAGGGTGTGCACGTGAGGGCTGtagggaaaaaataaaaaataaaactttaGGAGGACTGCAAACAGTAAAGTATTATTCTATTAATTTCTAAGGGATTATTAATAGTAAGAAGGCTGGGAATGGTAGAAAAGAGAAGCAACATAATTGCGTTTGTTTATTAGCATTTACATCGTCTAGCAACACGGATATCATCAGAAAATTTCCGACGAATCAAAAGCCAAATAGTCAAATAAGTGAAAATAAATTGATGAAATTACCTATAAAAGCATCACAAAAGGAGCATCGGATCGAGGTTGTCTCTTCGGACAAATTATTCCGGGGACCGCGGGAGAACCAAATCGGGCGATCGGGACCTCAAAGGGCATCTCTCGCAGCGGCGAATCAGGAACCGAGGAGAAAGGCACGAGATCACGGACGAGCAAAGGGAAAAAGAGTTGGGTAGCACCGGGAGATGGAGAAAGAAAGAGGACACGCGAGGGCCGGAAATGTGAGGCGTCGCGACGCGGATGGGCTGGTGACAGCCTCGTGGTTCCGGTTGTGGTAGGCGGTGCTCAGCAGCGGCAACGTGCTCTGCGGTTTGTTTGCCTGCGGAGAAGCGTACCGCGGGAGGGCGGGCGATCGTTCGATCCACCATCAATTCCCGATCGGACGGTTGATAAGGGTCAGTAATTTTAGATCGTTTACCATGGTGGACCCCGTGATGTCTCCAATCACAACGCAGGTATCGTTCATAAGTATACTTTCAGCaaatagaaagaaataatagGAATCTGACCACCATTTGGTTCGGTTCAACAGTTGTATTTTAATGTtaaagtattatatatatatatataggttattaaatttaaataattaatctaAAAGATTAGCAACAATTCTAATCTGAGTTGAAATAAAAGCAAGCAAATATCAAAGTCCCTAAGTCCCTTGAAATGTTGTTTCCTGCATATAAGCTTCGAAGGTGATAGAAAGGCAGTTAGGGAATGTTCTGTGCCAGAACatttcatgaaatttttttttctattttaatccATCGTAAAAGATTATCTTCATTATGATAATCAAGATCAATAATCATTTACTAAATTTATGTTTGATCGTCGAAAAGATCGAATTGAAAAATCAACCAGACCTTAGTCTTTTGTACATTAGTTTTGAAATTAGTTCAGATCCATCTTAGCTCTGAAAGAGTGACTTGGGAAAGGTGAGTCAAAGTTGCAaagcaaaataaagatttttttgtgacTCAAACTTTGTCAAGCTGGTTGCAAAGGAGAAACATTAGTGTCACCCATCAGCAGTCATAGAGTGCTGAACACAGGAGTGTCACTAATTGCCTACCATTTTTCCTATAAATCCCAGCTCATATGATGATGAACACTCCTTAGCCTATGAACAACTACCCTAACACAATCATACAATTCTTCATGCTTGTATGTTACACTAATATAATACATGTACTATGTGCACATGAAGCCAACTTAAAGTCTGCTTCTGCCAATATAATCATGTCTCCAATAGTTCTCtcatgattcttcttcttcttcttcttctgcaaccAGAGTATTGGAATTCAATGTTTTGGGCATGTCCTTCCTAATTTGCTTCTTCATCATCAACAATGATAAAGATGCAAAGCAATATGAAGCCTGTGTTTCCAAAAAAAATACACATAACCAGTACTTCACCATGGTTGTGTAGATTCTTATGCAacttttgtgcatcttgagaacaAATATTGCTCAAAATAGCTGCTACAAAAATTGGGTGCCCTTTGTTATTGAATGGCAGTAGATTAATTGGACTGCTATGTTAAGTTTCCTTCTGTGGTAGGTTTGAAACACAAAACCAGAGCAGTGGAAGGAATGAACAaaatgatatttcttggaatgaaTTGTAAGAGACATTTCAACCACAGATGTCAATATCTATTGAGATGAAGTGTTGTTGAGCAATCACACTTCCAGCTGACATCAAAGAAGCTCTGGGACTGACTGCATCACTTGACCTTTGTCTCACAGCAGTGCACAAAGTTTGTCCAGAACATACATTAAAGAGGGTCATGTGATTTAGTGAATGCTGTGGCCTTGGAGAAGCCTAATTACAAAAGACAAAATGGTATAGTTATTACACTAGTGAGGACTGGCTTTATGGTGACAGCAAATGTCTTGTGATTTCTATTAATTCAAACCAACAATGATGATGCATCTATCTTATGGTTTTATCCAAAGGAAAAGGATAAAAGATTGCTCTTCATTTTTCACACAAAGGAAGAAGATGTGTGTTTAGCTTCCCCTCAGCCATGTTAGAAAAAATGTTCTGTTATTGAATCTCTTTTTTTCTGGTTGAAATAAaagatttttgttgaatctttttttttttgggtctttTTATAACTGCACCTTTAAGCATAGATTTGCCAATTGTTGCAGTCCAACTTGATTCCATGTATCTTTTCTAGAAGATTAGCCTGTTGGTATTatccatttttgagctccaaatgctCACAGCCATTAAGCTTTACTAGGAAGAAAAAGCACTTGAGATTTTTTCTACATGTGTTTTGCTTAAAAGCCTCATCTCAAGCAAGTCTGTGGGTAAGTGGTTCAGAGTCAATTGAAAATGTAAATAGCTGCAAGAAAAAAATTTGTGGTCATGGTTTAATATTAGAGTGAGAAAAATGAAGACTGAAAGGAGAGAGAAAACAGAATAATAGTTGATGTGACAATAAGAAAACAATTCCCACCATCAATATTAGATTTAAGAGATACTTCCACCAAGAAGCTTAATCAAATTCAAGGTTCTTAGAGAAAGAATCATAGGACAGGGCAACACACAAAAAACAATTTGTGGGAAGCATAACAGAAGGTGCAAAAAGCCTAAATTCCATGTTCTTCTTTAGCCTAAAGTCCATTGGGCATCTTATTCTTTAGCTGTGTAAAATGCATGAAACCATGATGCCAATCAGCATTGAAATAAGCAACATCTAAGCTTAATGAACTCCAATCTGAGTGACACGAGACAAAATAATTATAACAAGCTAACATGCAAatcctgaaagaaaaaaaaacactaaaTTAACAGAAGAATAGGAGTGAGAAGATGAGATGGGAATCATTGGTTAGTCAAGCTGGAGGGAGGTCTTCTTTGCCAAGTGGTGCTTGTTGTTATGCATCCACACCTTGAGGACCCTTCTCTTCACCCCAATCTCCTGGCAGAACTGCTGCACCATACTCTCCTCCTGCTTCTGAAGCCTCCACCCCAGCTTCTCAGCAAAGCTCAGCATCTTTTCCTTCTGCTCTGGGGTAAACTTGGTCCTGAACCTCTTCTTCACCATGGGAGGCCTTGCCATCACCCCGCCCACCACCCCTTCCATCTCATCAGACTCAGAGGCCTGCATGGCACCCAAAGGCATGATCATGCTGTGTGGTGTAGCCCTTGGAATGAAGCTACGGCTTGCAGGGCTGTAACCAAATGCACCCATCATCTTGCTCCATCTAATGGGTTGGAAGCAGTCGCACGAGGGCTCTCCTTCTGCCTCTTTCCTATGGAAGTTCCTGTGGCAGCTGCAAGCAGAGCACTTCAGGGCCTCTAGAGTTCCCTCCTCACCACTTGGCATGAACTCACCACAGCCATCAGTGGCATTCCCACCGATGGATGCTGCATGGTTCTTGAGGCACTCCCTGTACTTCACCACCACCCCTTTCTTAGTGCTGAAGGATTTAGCGTTGTGGTGGTCCTCTCTGGTGTCAGTGGAGACGGGAGAAGCAGTGCCATTGGACGAGTGGTGGATGGGAGGGGTGTCATGGATGCTGCTGTGGCCAGGGGCCTGGCCATGACCACCAAAATATGAACTGTTTATTGGGATTGGGATCTCTTTTTCATGGCCAGAAAGATCCATTCTCTCTCAATATTTGTGCTATTTCCTTTTGTAGTGTTCTTTTTGACCTCCACTCAACAAGGAAACAGGTCAAGCTCAAGATTTCTTTTTTTGCTGAAAGGAAGGACAATTGAGAATTTGAAATAGACCAACCTTAAGAACCAAAATTCCAGCTA is a window from the Musa acuminata AAA Group cultivar baxijiao chromosome BXJ2-1, Cavendish_Baxijiao_AAA, whole genome shotgun sequence genome containing:
- the LOC135598411 gene encoding zinc-finger homeodomain protein 4-like; the encoded protein is MDLSGHEKEIPIPINSSYFGGHGQAPGHSSIHDTPPIHHSSNGTASPVSTDTREDHHNAKSFSTKKGVVVKYRECLKNHAASIGGNATDGCGEFMPSGEEGTLEALKCSACSCHRNFHRKEAEGEPSCDCFQPIRWSKMMGAFGYSPASRSFIPRATPHSMIMPLGAMQASESDEMEGVVGGVMARPPMVKKRFRTKFTPEQKEKMLSFAEKLGWRLQKQEESMVQQFCQEIGVKRRVLKVWMHNNKHHLAKKTSLQLD